A stretch of DNA from Fimbriiglobus ruber:
GCGGCCGGCTCGCGGCCACCCTCGCGGGCCGGCCGGTCGCGATCAACCTCGTCGGGCCGTGGGTGACGGTCGAGGGGGCGCTCGGCAAGGACGGCGTCGGCGGGTGGAAGGACTGGCTGCCGGCGCCGGCGGCGAAGTGAGGGGTTCTTCATCTAAATCGCGGGGAACCAATTTATGTCGTCCGATCCCGAGAGTCATTCAAACTCTTCAGACCCTTCGTCACCGTTTGCGGGACTTCCGAAATGGCCGGCACGCCCAACGTCCGCCGCATCGTCGGAGTCCGAGCCCACAACACCACCAGAACCCGAGGTTTGGTACAGATGCCACAAGTGCCATGAGCCAAACCGAAGCCAGTCTCGCGGAAGTTTTTCGAAACCGGCGGCGAGATCGAAGTCCGTCCGGGGAAGCGGTTGAGGGTGACGTTCGATCGTCGCTGCCACAACCCGATCCTCCGAGAAGCGGCATTGGACAAAGACGCCCCGCCAATACCCTGGCTCGACAACTACAAGATCGAGTTCGATTACCACTGATCGTTTAAACACTGCAAAGTGTGAGGTGGTTAACCGCCGTGGAAATCGGCGTTGATATGAAATCAATGGGGTCCCCGCTCGCCGTAAGACTGATAGATCGGGCAGCCGATCGCCCAGGGTTTGAACTGGCTCCAGTAGTGGATGACTTGCACGTCGTGGTCCGCCGCCAGCCCGTGCGTATGCGCGACCCAGCCCTTTTCTCCCCGTCTCACTTCCGTCACGCCCGCGCAGCTGTTCCACCCGGGGCCGATCTCCGGGTGCGTGTAGTCGTACCCGATCGACTGGAAGTACCGGAACAGGATCGCCTGGTCGTGGCCCGGGCATGGGAACATCTGCGACTTCGGCACCGTCGCGTGCTTGCTCAGCGGGACGACCGCGTTCTGGGCCGCGAGGATCGCTTCGAGGTCGTAGAACGCCGGGTCGGACACGAGCTGGACGCCGGAATTCAGGAACGGCGAGCGGTGCGTCCGGACGTCCGATGGCACCCACTGGTGGTCGATGCCGACCCAGGGCTTCGCGGTCCGTCGCGACCAGAGGTAGTTGAGGTCGTCGATGACGACGGTGTCGGCGTCGAGGTAGAGGAACGGGAAGTCGAGGGTGGTCAGGTTGGCGAGCTTGAACCGCAGGTTGAAATGCGGGTGCCCGACATCGACCGAGCGCCCCTGGCGGACCTCGATGTCGGCCGCCCGGCGGTGCTCCGGAGCAACGACCGGCGGATGGTCCTCGTAGAGCAGGGTGATGCTCGCCGCCCCGTGATGGATGACGGTGTCGAGGAAGGCGTAGCACATCTGCCGGAGTTTAGGTTCCGGCGGATAGTTCATGATCGAAACGACTTTCACCCGCTCGTCGGCCACCGGCGTCACTCCCCGCCCTTGCGAGCGGTCTCGTACCAGGCGATCGTTTCCCGGAGGCCGTCGCGGAAGTCCGTGCTCGCGGTCCAGCCGAACCGCTCCCGGGCGCGGGTCGTGTCCACGCACCGCCGGGGCTGGCCGTCGGGCTTGGTCGGATCCCAGCGGATCTCGCCGCGGAAGTTGCACAGCTCGCAGATCAGCTCGACCAGTTGCCGGATCGTGATCTCCCGGCCGCTGCCGAGGTTCACCGGGTCGGGGTCGTTGTGTCGATCGGCCGCCGCCGCGATTCCCTCGGCCGCGTCGCGCACGAACAGGAACTCGCGCGACGCGGAGCCGGTCCCCCACACCTCAATGGCCGGCGCGCCGGCGTCGCGGGCTTCGAGCGCCTTGCGGATGAGGGCCGGGATGACGTGGCTGGACGACGGGTCGAAGTTGTCGCCGGGGCCGTAGAGGTTGACCGGCAGGATGTTGACGGCGTTGAAGTCGTACTGCTGGCGGTACGCCTGGCCCTGGATGAGGAGTGCCTTCTTTGCGATGCCGTAAGGGGCATTCGTCTCCTCCGGATACCCGGCCCAGAGGTCGTCTTCCTTGAACGGGACGGGCGTGAACTTGGGGTAGGCGCAGATCGTCCCGATGGTGACGAACTTCGAGACGCCGCGGCGCCGGGCTTCTTCCATAAGAAGCAGGCCCATGACGGCGTTCTCGTAGAAGAACCGACCCGGGTTGTCGCGGTTCGCACCGATGCCGCCGACCACGGCCGCGAGGTGGATGACGACGTCCGGGGTGAGGTCGGCCAGCATCCGCCGGACGGCCGCCTGTTCGGTCAGGTCGTATTCGGCTTTCCGGGGAACGAGGATCGCAGCGGGGTTTCGCGATTGCAGGGCGGCGCAGACTGGCCGGCCGAGGAACCCGGCCCCGCCCGTCACCAGAACCCGTTTGCCGGCGATATTCCCCACGGTTGCCTCCCATCTCGATCTTAGCAAACGCTCTCCACGCCCCGCGACATCTGCCGGGAGCCCGAGGGCGCCTTCTTGACATACATCGTTCGGGATACCGGGCTTACGCCGGGGCCGGGAGAATGGGCGAGGTAGGAAGTGTATGAAAACTGCGAGGTTATCCCTCGCCCGAGTGAGGATCGGCTCGCAGTTCCGCCAGCAGGGCTTTGACCTTCTCACCGACCAGGTCGCGCACTTCGCGGAACTGGTCCGGTGTCATGTCCCGCGGGTCCGGAATTTGCCAGTCGATCCGCCGGGTCGCGCGGACGAGCGGGCAAGCGTCCCCGCAGCCCATCGTCACGGCCGCGTCGAACGGCTGACCGTTGAACTCCTCCAGCCCCTTGGAAGCGTGCGTGGACAGGTCGTACCCAAGTTCGGCCATCGCCGCGACCGCCTTCGGATTCACACGACCGCTCGGCCGGCTGCCGGCGCTGAGCGCTTCCACGCCCGCG
This window harbors:
- a CDS encoding GDP-L-fucose synthase family protein, which codes for MGNIAGKRVLVTGGAGFLGRPVCAALQSRNPAAILVPRKAEYDLTEQAAVRRMLADLTPDVVIHLAAVVGGIGANRDNPGRFFYENAVMGLLLMEEARRRGVSKFVTIGTICAYPKFTPVPFKEDDLWAGYPEETNAPYGIAKKALLIQGQAYRQQYDFNAVNILPVNLYGPGDNFDPSSSHVIPALIRKALEARDAGAPAIEVWGTGSASREFLFVRDAAEGIAAAADRHNDPDPVNLGSGREITIRQLVELICELCNFRGEIRWDPTKPDGQPRRCVDTTRARERFGWTASTDFRDGLRETIAWYETARKGGE
- a CDS encoding arsenate reductase ArsC — translated: MSLRVIFVCVENSNRSQMAQAFAIMHGGAGVEALSAGSRPSGRVNPKAVAAMAELGYDLSTHASKGLEEFNGQPFDAAVTMGCGDACPLVRATRRIDWQIPDPRDMTPDQFREVRDLVGEKVKALLAELRADPHSGEG